In Miscanthus floridulus cultivar M001 chromosome 5, ASM1932011v1, whole genome shotgun sequence, one genomic interval encodes:
- the LOC136454539 gene encoding agamous-like MADS-box protein AGL80, which produces MARKKVNLQWITKASGRRATVKRRRNGIKKKVDELATLYSTKVGVVLYDENQDKPLAWPNDSEAKAMFQKFIDMPDCGKRFKKTQNQEELLSNLSRP; this is translated from the coding sequence ATGGCTCGTAAGAAGGTGAATCTCCAGTGGATCACCAAAGCCTCCGGCCGTCGTGCGACCGTTAAGAGGCGCCGCAATGGCATTAAGAAGAAGGTCGATGAGCTAGCCACGCTCTACAGCACCAAGGTGGGTGTGGTGTTGTACGATGAGAATCAAGATAAGCCATTGGCTTGGCCTAATGACTCAGAGGCCAAAGCTATGTTCCAAAAATTCATCGACATGCCAGATTGTGGCAAAAGATTCAAGAAAACGCAGAATCAGGAGGAACTTCTTAGCAACCTGTCACGACCCTAA